TTCTGCTGAGCCTCGGCTTCTTCTTCGAACTGTACGATCTGCTGTACTCGGGCTACGTCGCGCCCGGCCTCGTGAGAAGCGGCATCCTGACGCCCGCGACGAACGGATTCTTCGGCATGACGGGCGTGGCGAGCTTCATCGCTTCGCTGTTCGCGGGGCTTTTTATCGGCACGGTCGCGTGCGGCTGGCTTGCCGACCGCTTCGGCCGTCGCGCCGTGTTCACGTATTCGCTGCTGTGGTACACGGCGGCCAACGTCGTCATGGCGTTTCAGGAGACCGCCACGGGGCTCAACTTCTGGCGCTTTCTGGCGGGCGTGGGTATCGGCGTGGAACTGGTGACCATCGGCACGTATATCTCGGAACTCGCGCCTAAGCATATCCGCGGCCGCGCTTTCGCGTGCGAGCAGGCGGTGGGCTTCATGGCGGTGCCCGTCGTCGCGTTTCTCGCGTATCTGCTCGTGCCGCGCGCGCCCTTCGGCATCGACGGCTGGCGCTGGGTCGTCGTGATCGGCGCGCATGGCGCGCTCTTCGTCTGGTGGATTCGCCGGCGCTTGCCCGAAAGCCCGCGCTGGCTCGCGCAAAAAGGGCGGCTGGAAGAAGCCGACCGCGTGATGTCCGCGCTCGAAGCGCAGGTGCAGCGCGAATACGGCAAGCCGTTGCCGCCGCCCGCCGCGCCCGAGCCGGTGCTGGATGCCGAAGACGCACGAGGCGGCGCGTTCGCCCGCATGTGGCGCGCGCCCTACGGCAAGCGCGCCGCCATGATGATCATCTTCAACGTGTTTCAGACGGTCGGTTTCTACGGCTTCGCGAACTGGGTGCCGACGCTTCTGATCAAGCAGGGCATCACGGTGACGTCGAGCCTGATGTATTCGAGCATCATCGCCATCGCGGCGCCCATCGGCCCGATGATCGGCCTCGCGATTGCCGACAAGATCGAACGCAAGACGGCCATCGTCGCGATGGCGGCGGCCAATATCGTGTGCGGGCTGCTCTTTAGCCAGTCGTCGAATGCGGCGTTTCTGATTGCAATGGGCGTCGGGCTCACGCTGTCGTCGAACATCATGTCGTACAGTTTCCACGCCTATCAGGCCGAGCTTTTCCCGACGAGCATCCGCGCGCGCGCCGTCGGCTTCGTGTATTCGTGGAGCCGGTTCTCGGCGATCTTCACGTCGTTCATCATCGCGGGCGTGCTGAAGGGCTTCGGCACCACGGGCGTGTTCGTGTTCATCGCGGGCGCCATGCTGATCGTAATGGCGGCAATCGGATCGTTGGGGCCGAGAACGCGCGACATGGCGCTCGAAAAGATCTCGCACTGAAGCGAACGCGCGCCGATTGCTGCGTGTGTGCGTTCTGTATGCCAGAATCCGCATAACGTTCCTCGCAGCCGCCCACTATTCGAATATGTCCGACACGCTCAGTCCAGTCGAAGCAGATCATGCGATGCGCAACTGGACCTATCGACCCGAAGGCCGGATTCGGATCGGCTCCGAGATGCACAAGCGCATGTTCTGCGAGATGCTGCTGACGACGCACAATCCTTATAAGCCTGCCGTCATCGAGTGGCCGAAGCTGGACGCGGCGGCGCTGAGGCGCGTGACGTCGCTGCCGATCTGGGATATCGCGGTGCAGACGGAAGGGCGCGCGTCGATTCGCGTGGCGACGTATGCGGCGAGCGTGGCCGACCCGTTGCTCAACGAAGCGTTGCGCATGAACGGCGGCGAGGAGGCGCGGCACAAGCTCGTGTTGTCGAAGCTCGTCGAGGCGTATGGCATCGAACTCGCGCCCGAGCCGCCGTATCCCGCTCCCGATGATGCGCTGCGCGCGTGGATGCTTACGGGTTACAGCGAGTGCATCGACAGTTTCTTCGCGTTCGGGCTTTTCGAGGCGGCGCGTCAGTCGGGCTATTTTCCGGAGGCGCTTGTCGAGACCTTCGAGCCGGTGATCCAGGAAGAAGCGCGGCACATTCTGTTCTTCGCGAACTGGGTGGCGTGGTATCGGCGCAGCTTGCCGTGGTATCGCAAGCCGGGTTTTCTGCTGAAGACGGCGGGCGTGTGGCTTTCGCTGATCCGGGATCGCATATCGCTCGCGCGTGGTTTCGATAAGAGCGGCGCGGCGCAGGACGCGAATTTCCCCGCGAATGTCGGCGATTCGGTGGCGGGTGAAGTGTCGGTGGGCGCGTTGATCGACTTGTGTCTGGTCGAGAACGAGCGCCGCATGGCGGGCTACGACGCGCGGTTGCTGCGGCCGACCACCGTGCCGATGCTCGCGCGGGTCGCGCGGCGGTTCGTCAAGTAGGGGAGTCCGCTCCCGGCGCCTGACCACTTTCCTCGAACCGCCGCGACGCATCCTCCACATCCTGCCTGAACCTTGCGAGCGCCGCCAACCGAGCATTCGGCGGCTGCAGCGCCGCCCACAACACGTCCACCAGTTCATCCGCCGTCGTCTCGATCTGAGCCTGGCTCAGGCGGCGCTTCGCGAGCGTCGCGTCCCAGAGCACGTGCTCCATCGGCCCGAAGACGAGCGAGCGCAACAGACGCAGCGACACGTCCGCGCGTATCTGCCCGAGCGTCTGCCCGCGCGCGAGCACGTCCATCAACGGTGCGGTGTAGCGGCGCTGCAATTCAGTCAGCGTGTCCGACAAATCATGCTGTTTCGTGCGGCCTTCCGACAGCACCAGCGAACATAAGCCGGTGCCGTTGACGAGCATCAGCCGCAGATGCGTTCTCACGATAAAGGCGAACTGTTGCCGAATCGAGCCTTCGCGCGGCAGGCCGCTCTCGAACGCATCGATGATTTCGTCATACCAGTCCGCGATCACGCGCGCGCACAGCGCCCGCTTGCCGCTGAAGTAGCTGAAAACGGTCGCCTCCGAAATGCCCGCGCGCAGCGCGATTTCCGCAGTGGTCGCCGCGTCGTAGCCTTTTTCGGCGAAGACATCGCGGCCTGCTTGCAGGATGTCGCGCACGCGCTGCTGAGATTTGACGCCGGTGGGCGTCCGGCGGCCGTTTCCGGTGGATTGCGTGGACATGATCGTGCCGAAGAGTGTCGGGAACGAATGTGAGCGTAGCTCAAATCCCTATTGACGGCTACCGGATTTGAGCGTGAAATAAGCCACGAATCGGTAGATGCCCGTTGTGAGCCAGGCTCAAGTTCGGGTACGCCAACCCCACTGCATATCCGAGGAGACACCCATGAGCACCGTGCCGGGCCTGAACTTCGCGCTGGGCGAAGACATCGACATGTTGCGCGATACGCTCGTCAACTTCGCAGCGAAGGAAATCGCGCCGCGCGCTGCGGAAATCGACCGCACCGACCAGTTCCCGATGGACCTTTGGAAGAAATTCGGCGATCTCGGCGTGCTCGGAATGACGGTCTCCGAGGAATACGGCGGCGCGAACATGGGCTATACGGCGCACATGGTCGCGATGGAGGAAATATCGCGCGCGTCGGCGTCGGTCGGGCTGTCGTATGGCGCGCATTCGAATCTGTGCGTGAACCAGATTCATCGCAACGGCACGGAAGCGCAGAAGCGCAAGTATCTGCCGAAGCTCGTATCCGGCGAACATGTAGGTGCTTTGGCGATGAGCGAGCCGAACGCCGGGTCGGATGTGGTCAGCATGAAGCTGCGCGGCGACGAAAAGGGCGATCACTACGTGCTCAACGGCACGAAAATGTGGATCACCAACGGCCCGGACTGCGACACGCTCGTCGTCTATGCGAAGACGGATATCGAAGCGGGCGCGAAGGGCATTACGGCGTTCATCGTCGAGAAGGGCATGAAGGGCTTTTCCGTCGCGCAGAAGCTGGACAAGCTCGGGATGCGCGGCTCGCACACGGGCGAGCTCGTCTTCGAGAACGTCGAAGTTCCGAAGGAAAACATTCTCGGCGCGTTGAACGGCGGCGTGAAGGTGCTGATGAGCGGTCTCGACTATGAACGCGCCGTGCTCGCGGGCGGTCCCACGGGCATCATGCTCGCGTGCATGGATGCGGTCGTGCCGTATATCCACGATCGCAAGCAGTTCGGGCAGGCCATCGGCGAATTTCAGTTGATTCAGGGCAAAGTCGCGGATCTTTATACGACGCTGCAAGCGTGCCGCGCGTATTTGTATGCCGTGGGACGTCAGCTCGATACGCTCGGCTCGGGACACGTGCGCGACGTGCGCAAGGACTGCGCGGGCGTCATTCTCTATACCGCCGAGAAGGCGACGTGGATGGCCGGCGAAGCAATCCAGATTCTCGGCGGCAACGGCTATATCAACGAGTATCCGGTCGGGCGTCTCTGGCGCGATGCGAAGCTCTATGAAATCGGCGCGGGCACGAGCGAGATCCGCCGTATGCTGATCGGGCGCGAACTGTTCGCAGAGACGGCATAAGGGCGCGCGTCATGACCATCATCGAATCGAAGCTGAATCCGCGCAGCGAGGAGTTTCGCACCAATGCTGTCGCGCTCGAAGCACTCGTCGCGGACCTGAAAGAGAAGGTCGCGAAGATTGCGGAAGGCGGCGGGCAGGCGGCGCGCGACCGTCATTTGTCGCGCAACAAGCTGCTGCCGCGCGATCGCATCGCGCAGTTGCTCGATCCCGGCACGCCGTTTCTCGAACTCTCGCAGCTTGCAGCGTACGGCATGTACAACGATGAAGCGCCGGGCGCGGGCATCATTACAGGCATCGGGCGCATTGCGGGGCAGGAGTGCGTGATCGTCTGCAACGACGCGACCGTGAAAGGCGGCACGTACTATCCGGTCACGGTGAAGAAGCACCTGCGCGCGCAGGAAATCGCCGAGCAGAATCGCTTGCCGTGCGTGTATCTCGTCGATTCGGGCGGCGCGAACTTGCCGAATCAGGACGACGTCTTTCCTGATCGCGATCACTTCGGCCGCATCTTCTATAACCAGGCGAACATGTCGGCGCAGGGCATCGCGCAGATCGCAGTGGTGATGGGATCGTGTACGGCGGGCGGCGCATATGTGCCCGCGATGAGCGACGAATCGATCATCGTGAAAGATCAGGGCACGATTTTTCTGGGCGGACCGCCGCTCGTGAAAGCGGCGACTGGCGAGGAAGTGAGCGCGGAAGACCTGGGCGGCGGCGATGTTCACACGCGGCTTTCGGGCGTTGTCGATCATCTCGCGCAAAACGACGCGCACGCGCTCGGCATCGCGCGCAGCATCGTCGGCAATCTCAATCGCGTGAAAGCGCCGACGCTCGCGCTCAAGGAACCGTTGCCGCCGCGTTACGAGCCGGAGAGTCTCTACGGCGTGATTCCCGTCGATACCCGCAAGCCCTTCGATGTGCGCGAAGTGATCGCGCGCGTCGTCGACGATTCCGCTTTCGATGAGTTCAAGGCGCGCTACGGCACCACGCTCGTCTGCGGCTTCGCGCATATCTGGGGGCATCCGGTCGGCATCGTCGCGAACAACGGCATTCTGTTTTCCGAGTCCGCGTTGAAGGGCGCGCATTTCATCGAACTGTGCTGCCAGCGCAAGATTCCGCTCGTGTTCTTGCAGAACATCACGGGCTTCATGGTTGGCCGCAAGTACGAGAACGAAGGCATTGCGCGTAACGGGGCGAAGATGGTCACGGCGGTGGCAACGGCGAAAGTGCCGAAGTTCACGGTGATCATCGGCGGCTCGTTCGGCGCGGGCAATTACGGAATGTGCGGCCGCGCATATTCGCCGCGTTTCCTGTGGATGTGGCCGAACGCGCGCATCTCGGTGATGGGCGGCGAGCAGGCCGCGTCCGTGCTCGCGACCGTGCGGCGCGACGGCATAGAGAAGAAGGGCGGCACGTGGTCGAAGGAAGATGAAGAAGCGTTCAAGGCGCCGATTCGCGAGCAGTACGAGGTGCAAGGGCATCCGTACTATGCGAGCGCGCGCTTGTGGGACGACGGTGTGATCGATCCGGCGCAGACGCGCGACGTGCTCGGCCTGGGACTCGCCGCGACGATGAACGCGCCTATCGAAGACACGCGCTTCGGCGTGTTCCGCATGTAACCGGATGTGATGCCCATGTTCAACAAGATACTGATTGCGAACCGCGGCGAAATTGCATGCCGCGTGGCGGCGACGGCGAAGCGCCTGAACGTGGCGAGCGTCGCCGTGTATTCGGACGCGGACGCGGAAGCCAAGCACGTCGATGTCTGCGACGAAGCGGTGCATGTCGGCGGATCGGCTGCGTCGGAGAGCTATTTGCTCATCGAGCGTATTGTCGATGCCGCGAAGGCGACCGGCGCGCAGGCCGTTCATCCCGGCTATGGTTTTCTTTCGGAGAACGAAGCATTCGCCAATGCGTGCGAACAGGCGGGCATCGTATTCATCGGACCGCCGGTAGAAGCGATCCGCGCAATGGGTTCGAAAGCCGCCGCGAAGGCGCTGATGCAGTCCGCATCTGTCCCGCTGGTGCCCGGTTATCACGGCGACGATCAGGACGCGGCACTGCTGCAACGCGAAGCGGACCGCATCGGCTATCCGGTGCTGCTGAAGGCGAGCGCGGGCGGCGGCGGCAAGGGCATGCGCGTGGTCGAGCGCAGCGAGGACTTCATGCAGGCGCTCGCGTCGTGCAAGCGCGAGGCGGCGTCGAGCTTCGGCAACGACCGCGTGTTGATCGAGAAGTATCTGCTGCGTCCACGACATGTCGAAGTGCAGGTCTTCGCGGACACGCACGGCAACGCGGTGTATCTCTTCGATCGCGATTGTTCCGTGCAGCGGCGTCATCAAAAAGTGCTGGAAGAAGCGCCCGCGCCCGGCCTCTCCGATGAAACGCGCCGCGCGATGGGCGAAGCTGCCGTTGCGGCTGCGCGCGCCGTGAATTACGTCGGCGCGGGCACGGTCGAGTTCATCATGACGCAGGACGGCCAGTTCTACTTCATGGAGATGAACACGCGGCTTCAGGTCGAGCATCCGGTGACGGAGATGGTGACGGGGCTCGATCTCGTCGAATGGCAATTGCGCGTGGCGGCGGGCGAGCCGCTACCGCTCAAGCAGGACGAGTTGCGCGTGAACGGCCACGCGATCGAAGCGCGCATCTATGCCGAAAATCCGTCGCGCGGTTTCTTGCCATCGACGGGCACGCTCAAGCATCTGGCGCTGCCCGAAGCAGTCGAATTCGCGCTCGATGGCAACGTGCGCATCGACAGCGGCGTGCGCGAAGGCGACGCGATCACGCCGTTCTACGATCCGATGATCGCGAAGCTGATCGTGCATGGCCGCGACCGCCGCGATGCGCTGGCTCGCATGGCGCGCGCGCTCGCGCAGTGCGAGATCGTCGGCTTGCACACGAACGTTGAGTTTTTGCAACGCATCGTGCGAAGCGAGCCGTTCTCGCAAGGCGAACTGGATACGGGCCTCATCGAGCGTCATCGCGATGCGCTGTTTGCGCCGCCGCCGGTGTCGCGCGGCAAGGCGCTCGCGCTCGCGTGCGCCGCGCTGCTCACGCGGGAAGGCGGCGAAGCGCACGGCCATTCACCGTGGGATGCGCTTTCGCACTGGCGCATGGCCGGCGGCTACAGTCAGGATTTGAATTGGCGCGCAGTGGACACGGACGAGGCGCTCAAAGTTGTCTTCACAAAGGATCGTGAAAAGCGCCTGCAATGGGACGAGAAGACCGCGCGCTTCGACTGGTCGCATCAAGGAGAAACGTCGTTTACGGTTCAACTCGACGATGCGCTCATCAAAGGCCACGTCTTCACGGACGGCGACGCGTTCCACGTCTTTTACGAAGGCGCGGCGTTCGCTTTCGAGTGGCAGAACCTGATGGCGCACGCTGGCGACGCTGAACACGAAGGGCGTTTGACCGCGCCGATGCCGGGCAAGGTCATCGCGGTGTTGGTGGAAGCGGGCGCGTCGGTGGAGAAAGGCGCGCCGCTGATCGTGATGGAAGCGATGAAGATGGAACACACCATCGTCGCGCCGACGGCGGGCAAAATCGGCGAGATTCTCTTCGATGTCGGCGATCAGGTCGCCGATGGTTCCCAACTGCTGGTGCTCGAAGCGCAGCCGGCCTAGCGCTTCTTCTTCGGCGGGCGGCCGAGCAGCGTTTCTTCGCTCTCCGCCCGCACGAGGATCTCGACGCGCCGGTTCATCGCGCGGCCTTGCGGCGTGTCGTTGCTGGCGATGGGCCGCAGATACGCCACGCCCTTCGTCGTGAGGCGCTCGGCCGGCACGCCGCGGGCGATCAGCGCGCGCGCGACTGCTTCGGCGCGCGCCTGAGAAAGCGTCCTGTTGTAGGCGAGCGTGCCGTCGTTATCGGTGTGACCTTCGATCAGCACGGGCCGCATGCTGCGCTTGAGCACCGTTGCCGCGCGGTCCAGCGCCGGCAGACTGCCGCGGCGAATCTCCGCTTCGTCCACATCGAAAAGCGCGACTTCCGGGAGCCGCATCTCGACGCCGCCGTTGACCTGCTGCATGGCGATGCCGTATTGCGCATTCAGCCGCTCTTCCGTCGAGCGGTCCAGCTTGGTGCCGCAGCCCGTCAACAGCACGAGCGAGGTACATGCTCCAACCGCCAGTAAGCCTTTGCCGACCATTCCGAGATTCTCGCGTTGATGCCCGAGCCGCGATTATAGGGAGGACAGAGCGTTCGTTTGTAAAGAACGTTGCATCAATTCGTCGACGCGAAGTGGAACGAATCGTGCGCTTACAATGCTCGCGGCTCTATCGCTTTCGCTTATTGTCGATTCCTTCAGAGGCTCCCTTTCATGGCGATTTCTTCGCGCACCGAGAACACGCCCAACGCGGCTGAAGCGGCCGATCGCACGCGCAGGATGCAGCGCGCGGCGTCGGCGGTGCTCTATACCGTTCTCGTGGTGATCGCGCTCTATACCGCGCGCACGTTCATTCCGGCTGTCGTGTGGGCTATCGTGATCGCCATCGCGTTGTGGCCCGCGTTCGGCTGGCTGGAGCAGCGTCCCGTGTTCCGGCAGCGTCATACGCTGCTCGCGGTGCTGCTGACGCTCGCGGTCGGCTTGCTCTTCGTGGTGCCGTTCGCCGTTGTCGCGGCGCAGACGGCGGACGAAGCGCACGACCTGCTGCAATGGTTCCACGACGTCCTGCGCACCGGCATTCCGATGCCCGCGTTCGTTCAGTGGCTGCCGACCGGCGCGCAACAGGTCGCGCACTGGTGGCAGGCCAATCTCGCGACGCCGCTGGAGTCGTCGCCTGCGGTGAAAAACCTGCATAGCGCGACGTTCGTGGCGATGACGCGGCATTTCGGCAGCCGCGTCGTGCACGTCCTCGTGCTCTTCGGCTTCATGCTGATGACGCTTTTCTTCATCTTTCAGGCGGGCGCCAAGATCGGCAGGCAGCTGATTGCCGGGTCGCGGCGCGCGTTCGGCGCGGACGGCGCGGCGCTCGTGCAGCGCATGGCCGATTCGGTGCGCAGCACGGTCGTCGGACTGGTGGTCGTAGGCCTGGGCGAGGGCGCGCTGCTCGGTATTGCCTATGCCGTGACCGGCGTGCCGCACGCCACGCTGCTCGGCATGCTGACGGCGGTCGCCGCGATGCTGCCGTTCTGCGCGCCGATCGTCTTTCTCGGCTCGGCGCTGTGGCTGCTCGCACAGGGGTCGATGATCGCGGCGGCGGGCGTGGCGATCTTCGGACTCGTCGTGGTATTCGTCTCCGAGCACTTCGTGCGGCCCGTGCTGATCGGCGGCTCGACGCGCCTGCCGTTTCTGCTCGTGCTCTTCGGCATTCTGGGCGGCGCGGAGACGTTCGGGCTGCTCGGGCTCTTCATTGGCCCGGCGCTGATGACGATTCTCGTCGTGCTCTGGACCGACTGGGCTCGCGCCTGATCCGCAGCGCTTGATCAGTCGCCGCGTTCCTGCACGCACACCCACGGCGAGACGACCACGGCCCACAACTCAGGATCGCGGGCGGCGAGGTCGGCGGCTGTTTCGGCTTGCACGCGCTCCACAAGTCCGGCCGATAGCCATTGCGTGACCTGCTTCGTGTCGTCGCTCGCAACGGCTTCCGCGACACTCACCAGATCCAGGTCGCGCTTCACCCAGATCAGCACGCCCTTCGCGAAGAAGCGTTCGAGTTCCGACCAGCCGATCTGCGCGGTTTCGGCGAGGAGCTTCACGTACAGCGGGCTGGGATTGGCGGCGTCGGTCATGGCGGGAATGCGATAAAAACGAAAGGCGTCCGACACTATAGCGCAGTGCCGGACGCCTTTTTTGCGGCTTACAGCGATTACAGGTCGAAGAACACGGTTTCGTTCGGTCCGCGCAGATGCATGTCGAAACGGTAAATGGTCGAGGACGTGCCCGGCTCGCGCTTCGCGATCAGCGTGTGGCGGCGCTCGGCCGGCACGCTTTGCAGCACGGTGTCCTTCGCGTTTGCTTCGGTTTCATCGTCGAAGTAAATGCGCGTGTACGAATGCAGCAGCATGCCGCGCATCAGCAGGATCACGTCGAGATGCGGCGCGGAATCGTCGGCGGTTGCGCCCGGCTTCACGGTATCCACGATAAAGCGCAGCTTCGGGTCCGTGCCCGTGCCGACGCGCGCAAAGCCGCGAAAGCCCGATTCGCGCGCTTCTTCCGCGCTTTGCACGTAGCGGCCGTTCGCATCGGCCTGCGCGACTTCGATGAGCGCATCGCCGATGGGCTTGCCTTCTGCATCGAACACGTTGCCGACGACGGCGATGTGCTCGCCCGGCACTTCGCGGTCCGCCGCCGATGCCGTGAAAAGGCTCTTCAGGTCGAAGTTGTACTGTTCCGGCACGAGGCCGTATGCGAAATACGGTCCGACGGTCTGCGAAGGTGTTTGCTTGAGGGTCGTCATGATCACTCCGTCGGGGTCTCGTCCGGGCCGCGCAGCACGATGTCGAATTCGTAGCCGAGCGCGTAGTTTTCCTGCGTCGTGTCGATGGAAAAGCGCGAAACCAGGCGATGGCGCGCGTGTTCCGGAATGCCCTGGAAGATCGGATCGAGTTCGAGCAGCGGGTCGCCCGGGAAGTACATCTGCGTGACGAGGCGAGAGCCGAAGTATTCGCCGAAGAGCGAGAAGTGGATGTGATTCGGCCGCCATGCGTTCGGATGGTTGCCCCACGGATACGCGCCCGGCTTGATGGTCATGAAGCGGTAGCGGCCCTGATCGTCGGTCAGGCAGCGGCCCGCGCCGAGGAAGTTCGGGTCGAGCGGCGCGTCGTGCTGGTCGGCCTTGTGCACGTAGCGTCCGGCGGCGTTCGCCTGCCACACTTCGACGAGCGTGTTGCGCACGGGACGCCCGCCTTCATCCAGCACGCGGCCTGTCACGATGATGCGCTCGCCGAGCGGCGCGCCGTTCTTCGCTGCATTGCGCGTGAGGTCGTTGTCGTAAATGCCGAGGTCGTCCGCGCCGTATACGGGCACGCGGCGGTTGCGCAGGTTTTCTTTGAGCGGAATGAGCGGCAGCGAAGGACTGCGCGACACCGACGACCGGTAGCCCGGCGACAGGTACGGCGGGTGCGATTCCCAGTCGCGCGGCGTGAGAATGGGGGACGTCATGTCACTGTCTCCTGATGATGTGACGTGAATAGGATATTTCTGGCGACTACTTTAACGAACGCGCCGAGTTATGGAAAATGACGTTTTGTGCGTCTAACCATAACGGCTCTTCATGGATACGGACTTCACCAATACGCGCGTCAAGTTCCGCCATTTGCAGTGTTTTCTGGCCGTGACGCAACTCGGCAGCGTGCAGCGCGCCGCCGACAGTCTCTCCATCACGCAACCGGCCGTTTCGAAGACCATCGGCGAACTCG
This genomic interval from Caballeronia sp. LZ062 contains the following:
- a CDS encoding MFS transporter; the protein is MATSPAGNSRRASADAAPPALTAGLISARLDRLPATRTVWTLVVLLSLGFFFELYDLLYSGYVAPGLVRSGILTPATNGFFGMTGVASFIASLFAGLFIGTVACGWLADRFGRRAVFTYSLLWYTAANVVMAFQETATGLNFWRFLAGVGIGVELVTIGTYISELAPKHIRGRAFACEQAVGFMAVPVVAFLAYLLVPRAPFGIDGWRWVVVIGAHGALFVWWIRRRLPESPRWLAQKGRLEEADRVMSALEAQVQREYGKPLPPPAAPEPVLDAEDARGGAFARMWRAPYGKRAAMMIIFNVFQTVGFYGFANWVPTLLIKQGITVTSSLMYSSIIAIAAPIGPMIGLAIADKIERKTAIVAMAAANIVCGLLFSQSSNAAFLIAMGVGLTLSSNIMSYSFHAYQAELFPTSIRARAVGFVYSWSRFSAIFTSFIIAGVLKGFGTTGVFVFIAGAMLIVMAAIGSLGPRTRDMALEKISH
- a CDS encoding ferritin-like domain-containing protein, yielding MSDTLSPVEADHAMRNWTYRPEGRIRIGSEMHKRMFCEMLLTTHNPYKPAVIEWPKLDAAALRRVTSLPIWDIAVQTEGRASIRVATYAASVADPLLNEALRMNGGEEARHKLVLSKLVEAYGIELAPEPPYPAPDDALRAWMLTGYSECIDSFFAFGLFEAARQSGYFPEALVETFEPVIQEEARHILFFANWVAWYRRSLPWYRKPGFLLKTAGVWLSLIRDRISLARGFDKSGAAQDANFPANVGDSVAGEVSVGALIDLCLVENERRMAGYDARLLRPTTVPMLARVARRFVK
- a CDS encoding TetR/AcrR family transcriptional regulator; its protein translation is MSTQSTGNGRRTPTGVKSQQRVRDILQAGRDVFAEKGYDAATTAEIALRAGISEATVFSYFSGKRALCARVIADWYDEIIDAFESGLPREGSIRQQFAFIVRTHLRLMLVNGTGLCSLVLSEGRTKQHDLSDTLTELQRRYTAPLMDVLARGQTLGQIRADVSLRLLRSLVFGPMEHVLWDATLAKRRLSQAQIETTADELVDVLWAALQPPNARLAALARFRQDVEDASRRFEESGQAPGADSPT
- a CDS encoding isovaleryl-CoA dehydrogenase, encoding MSTVPGLNFALGEDIDMLRDTLVNFAAKEIAPRAAEIDRTDQFPMDLWKKFGDLGVLGMTVSEEYGGANMGYTAHMVAMEEISRASASVGLSYGAHSNLCVNQIHRNGTEAQKRKYLPKLVSGEHVGALAMSEPNAGSDVVSMKLRGDEKGDHYVLNGTKMWITNGPDCDTLVVYAKTDIEAGAKGITAFIVEKGMKGFSVAQKLDKLGMRGSHTGELVFENVEVPKENILGALNGGVKVLMSGLDYERAVLAGGPTGIMLACMDAVVPYIHDRKQFGQAIGEFQLIQGKVADLYTTLQACRAYLYAVGRQLDTLGSGHVRDVRKDCAGVILYTAEKATWMAGEAIQILGGNGYINEYPVGRLWRDAKLYEIGAGTSEIRRMLIGRELFAETA
- a CDS encoding carboxyl transferase domain-containing protein yields the protein MTIIESKLNPRSEEFRTNAVALEALVADLKEKVAKIAEGGGQAARDRHLSRNKLLPRDRIAQLLDPGTPFLELSQLAAYGMYNDEAPGAGIITGIGRIAGQECVIVCNDATVKGGTYYPVTVKKHLRAQEIAEQNRLPCVYLVDSGGANLPNQDDVFPDRDHFGRIFYNQANMSAQGIAQIAVVMGSCTAGGAYVPAMSDESIIVKDQGTIFLGGPPLVKAATGEEVSAEDLGGGDVHTRLSGVVDHLAQNDAHALGIARSIVGNLNRVKAPTLALKEPLPPRYEPESLYGVIPVDTRKPFDVREVIARVVDDSAFDEFKARYGTTLVCGFAHIWGHPVGIVANNGILFSESALKGAHFIELCCQRKIPLVFLQNITGFMVGRKYENEGIARNGAKMVTAVATAKVPKFTVIIGGSFGAGNYGMCGRAYSPRFLWMWPNARISVMGGEQAASVLATVRRDGIEKKGGTWSKEDEEAFKAPIREQYEVQGHPYYASARLWDDGVIDPAQTRDVLGLGLAATMNAPIEDTRFGVFRM
- a CDS encoding acetyl/propionyl/methylcrotonyl-CoA carboxylase subunit alpha, whose translation is MFNKILIANRGEIACRVAATAKRLNVASVAVYSDADAEAKHVDVCDEAVHVGGSAASESYLLIERIVDAAKATGAQAVHPGYGFLSENEAFANACEQAGIVFIGPPVEAIRAMGSKAAAKALMQSASVPLVPGYHGDDQDAALLQREADRIGYPVLLKASAGGGGKGMRVVERSEDFMQALASCKREAASSFGNDRVLIEKYLLRPRHVEVQVFADTHGNAVYLFDRDCSVQRRHQKVLEEAPAPGLSDETRRAMGEAAVAAARAVNYVGAGTVEFIMTQDGQFYFMEMNTRLQVEHPVTEMVTGLDLVEWQLRVAAGEPLPLKQDELRVNGHAIEARIYAENPSRGFLPSTGTLKHLALPEAVEFALDGNVRIDSGVREGDAITPFYDPMIAKLIVHGRDRRDALARMARALAQCEIVGLHTNVEFLQRIVRSEPFSQGELDTGLIERHRDALFAPPPVSRGKALALACAALLTREGGEAHGHSPWDALSHWRMAGGYSQDLNWRAVDTDEALKVVFTKDREKRLQWDEKTARFDWSHQGETSFTVQLDDALIKGHVFTDGDAFHVFYEGAAFAFEWQNLMAHAGDAEHEGRLTAPMPGKVIAVLVEAGASVEKGAPLIVMEAMKMEHTIVAPTAGKIGEILFDVGDQVADGSQLLVLEAQPA
- a CDS encoding OmpA family protein, with product MVGKGLLAVGACTSLVLLTGCGTKLDRSTEERLNAQYGIAMQQVNGGVEMRLPEVALFDVDEAEIRRGSLPALDRAATVLKRSMRPVLIEGHTDNDGTLAYNRTLSQARAEAVARALIARGVPAERLTTKGVAYLRPIASNDTPQGRAMNRRVEILVRAESEETLLGRPPKKKR
- a CDS encoding AI-2E family transporter, with the protein product MAISSRTENTPNAAEAADRTRRMQRAASAVLYTVLVVIALYTARTFIPAVVWAIVIAIALWPAFGWLEQRPVFRQRHTLLAVLLTLAVGLLFVVPFAVVAAQTADEAHDLLQWFHDVLRTGIPMPAFVQWLPTGAQQVAHWWQANLATPLESSPAVKNLHSATFVAMTRHFGSRVVHVLVLFGFMLMTLFFIFQAGAKIGRQLIAGSRRAFGADGAALVQRMADSVRSTVVGLVVVGLGEGALLGIAYAVTGVPHATLLGMLTAVAAMLPFCAPIVFLGSALWLLAQGSMIAAAGVAIFGLVVVFVSEHFVRPVLIGGSTRLPFLLVLFGILGGAETFGLLGLFIGPALMTILVVLWTDWARA
- a CDS encoding DUF2288 domain-containing protein produces the protein MTDAANPSPLYVKLLAETAQIGWSELERFFAKGVLIWVKRDLDLVSVAEAVASDDTKQVTQWLSAGLVERVQAETAADLAARDPELWAVVVSPWVCVQERGD
- the pcaG gene encoding protocatechuate 3,4-dioxygenase subunit alpha, producing the protein MTTLKQTPSQTVGPYFAYGLVPEQYNFDLKSLFTASAADREVPGEHIAVVGNVFDAEGKPIGDALIEVAQADANGRYVQSAEEARESGFRGFARVGTGTDPKLRFIVDTVKPGATADDSAPHLDVILLMRGMLLHSYTRIYFDDETEANAKDTVLQSVPAERRHTLIAKREPGTSSTIYRFDMHLRGPNETVFFDL